One Cellulomonas taurus genomic region harbors:
- a CDS encoding sugar phosphate isomerase/epimerase family protein: MRPITLFTGQWADLPFEKVAELAAGWGYDGLEIACWGDHLDPWRWDDEEYVQSRRDILDRHGLKVWAISNHLKGQAVCDDPIDQRHQDMLSPRVWGDGDPEGVRQRAAEEMQHTARLAAKLGVDTVVGFTGSAIWKYVAMFPPVRAETIEAGYQDFADRWNPILDVFDEVGVRFAHEVHPSEIAYDYWTTVRTLEAIGHREAFGLNWDPSHMVWQDLDPIGFLIDFADRIYHVDCKDTRKRMTNGRNGRLGSHLPWADPRRGWDFISTGHGDVPWEDAFRTLNAIGYDGPISVEWEDAGMDRLLGAPQALEFVRSLAFDAPDAAFDSAFSTREEA, translated from the coding sequence ATGCGACCGATCACCCTGTTCACCGGCCAGTGGGCCGACCTGCCGTTCGAGAAGGTGGCCGAGCTGGCCGCCGGGTGGGGCTACGACGGTCTGGAGATCGCCTGCTGGGGCGACCACCTGGACCCCTGGCGCTGGGACGACGAGGAGTACGTGCAGTCCCGCCGCGACATCCTGGACCGGCACGGGCTGAAGGTGTGGGCGATCTCGAACCACCTCAAGGGCCAGGCGGTCTGCGACGACCCGATCGACCAGCGGCACCAGGACATGCTCTCGCCCCGGGTGTGGGGCGACGGCGACCCGGAGGGCGTCCGCCAGCGGGCAGCGGAGGAGATGCAGCACACCGCCCGGCTGGCCGCCAAGCTCGGGGTCGACACAGTGGTCGGCTTCACCGGCTCGGCGATCTGGAAGTACGTGGCGATGTTCCCGCCGGTCCGCGCCGAGACCATCGAGGCCGGGTACCAGGACTTCGCGGACCGGTGGAACCCGATCCTGGACGTCTTCGACGAGGTCGGCGTCCGCTTCGCCCACGAGGTGCACCCGAGCGAGATCGCCTACGACTACTGGACCACCGTGCGCACCCTGGAGGCGATCGGCCACCGGGAGGCCTTCGGCCTGAACTGGGACCCGAGCCACATGGTCTGGCAGGACCTGGACCCGATCGGCTTCCTGATCGACTTCGCCGACCGGATCTACCACGTCGACTGCAAGGACACCCGCAAGCGGATGACCAACGGCCGCAACGGGCGGCTCGGCTCGCACCTGCCCTGGGCCGACCCGCGCCGCGGCTGGGACTTCATCTCCACCGGACACGGCGACGTGCCGTGGGAGGACGCCTTCCGCACCCTGAACGCCATCGGCTACGACGGCCCGATCTCGGTGGAGTGGGAGGACGCCGGGATGGACCGCCTGCTCGGTGCGCCGCAGGCACTGGAGTTCGTGCGGTCGCTGGCCTTCGACGCCCCCGACGCGGCCTTCGACTCCGCGTTCTCCACCCGGGAGGAGGCGTGA
- a CDS encoding SCO3242 family prenyltransferase: MTPTPHPTPTHPPAPGRQFPPRSAVRARGRQSATSDRAGTADLATVADYLELVRAPAVLTVLGDTVAGGSAAGHAWTPRRAVLPVASACLYSGGMALNDWADRELDAAERPERPIPSGRITPERALAVAGGLGVAGLALAAVGGGRRSLAVAVPLAAGVWLYDAVLKDSPAGPVAMAACRGLDVLMGAGVGRLRAAASAAATIAAHTAGVTWLSRGEVHGTSTGVAGAALATTATVAAATLLGPTIPAHLTSAAAPAQATGSGRARSAARRPATTPALAAAALATAAYLATVLPPQRAAVRTPGAAQARTATGAGIRAMIPLQAAWAARSGSPVAAALVGLVGVAGVALRRGRRTVSET; this comes from the coding sequence GTGACCCCCACCCCCCACCCCACCCCCACCCACCCCCCCGCCCCAGGTCGGCAGTTCCCGCCCAGATCGGCAGTCCGCGCCCGAGGTCGGCAGTCCGCCACCTCGGATCGGGCCGGAACTGCCGACCTCGCGACCGTCGCCGACTACCTGGAACTGGTGCGGGCACCGGCGGTGCTGACGGTGCTGGGCGACACGGTGGCGGGGGGCTCTGCGGCGGGGCACGCGTGGACGCCGCGGCGCGCGGTGCTGCCGGTGGCGTCGGCGTGCCTCTACTCGGGGGGCATGGCGCTGAACGACTGGGCGGACCGGGAGCTGGACGCGGCCGAACGCCCGGAGCGGCCGATCCCCTCGGGCCGGATCACTCCGGAGCGGGCGCTGGCGGTCGCCGGGGGACTGGGCGTCGCGGGTCTGGCGCTCGCCGCCGTCGGCGGGGGTCGGCGGTCCCTGGCCGTCGCCGTCCCGCTGGCGGCCGGGGTGTGGCTCTACGACGCCGTGCTGAAGGACAGCCCGGCCGGTCCGGTCGCGATGGCCGCCTGCCGCGGTCTGGACGTGCTGATGGGCGCCGGGGTGGGTCGGCTGCGCGCCGCCGCCTCGGCTGCCGCCACCATCGCGGCGCACACCGCCGGGGTCACCTGGCTGTCCCGCGGCGAGGTGCACGGCACCAGCACCGGGGTGGCGGGCGCGGCCCTGGCGACCACGGCCACCGTCGCCGCCGCCACGCTGCTGGGACCCACGATCCCCGCCCATCTCACCAGCGCTGCCGCCCCGGCCCAGGCCACTGGCTCCGGCCGCGCCCGCTCGGCGGCCCGGCGCCCCGCCACCACCCCCGCACTGGCGGCGGCCGCCCTCGCCACCGCCGCCTACCTCGCCACCGTCCTTCCGCCGCAGCGCGCGGCCGTGCGTACCCCTGGTGCCGCCCAGGCCCGCACCGCCACCGGCGCGGGCATCCGGGCGATGATCCCGCTGCAAGCAGCCTGGGCTGCCCGCTCCGGGTCGCCGGTCGCCGCCGCACTCGTCGGGCTGGTCGGCGTCGCAGGGGTAGCGCTGCGTCGTGGCCGCCGGACGGTGAGCGAGACATGA
- a CDS encoding inositol-3-phosphate synthase has translation MSTGLWLIGARGSVATTAVLGLAAIARGHAGAEGCVTSGWPGLVDFADIVVGGHDVSHVSLTKRAETLVDAGMIPAALLAASHDDLELADAEVRPGYATLPPGHSQQQEAERLAADIVDFRDRHGLERVVVVDLSSTEPPQDIDDVDVEQLTEPDRVLLPPSSVAAWAALIAGSPYACFTPSTGMRPLLELAREAGVPVAGQDGKTGQTWLRTVLAPAFTDRGLRVLSWAGANLLGGGDGATLADPEAVRSKLASKTRGLRDLTGSDVTPLHIDNVPDLGDIKVAWDHVHVQGFLGSRITLQTTWSAYDSMLAAPMVLDLTRLLALADRAGIGGVVPELGFFFKDPWGSDTHGAAEQADALRAWAERTAAPL, from the coding sequence GTGAGCACCGGCCTGTGGCTGATCGGCGCGCGCGGCTCGGTCGCCACCACCGCGGTGCTCGGCCTGGCCGCGATCGCCCGTGGTCACGCCGGCGCCGAGGGCTGCGTCACCAGCGGCTGGCCCGGCCTGGTGGACTTCGCCGACATCGTGGTCGGTGGTCATGACGTCAGCCACGTGTCGCTGACCAAGCGCGCCGAGACCCTGGTGGACGCCGGGATGATCCCCGCCGCGCTGCTGGCCGCCAGCCACGACGACCTGGAACTGGCCGACGCCGAGGTCCGCCCCGGCTACGCCACCCTGCCGCCCGGGCACAGCCAGCAGCAGGAAGCGGAGCGGCTCGCGGCCGACATCGTGGACTTCCGCGACCGCCACGGCCTGGAGCGGGTGGTGGTGGTCGATCTGTCGTCCACCGAGCCGCCGCAGGACATCGATGACGTGGACGTCGAGCAGCTGACCGAACCGGACCGGGTGCTGCTGCCCCCGTCGTCGGTCGCCGCCTGGGCAGCGCTGATCGCGGGCAGCCCCTACGCCTGCTTCACCCCGTCCACCGGGATGCGACCGCTGCTGGAGCTGGCCCGCGAGGCCGGGGTGCCGGTGGCCGGGCAGGACGGCAAGACCGGGCAGACCTGGCTGCGCACGGTGCTGGCCCCCGCGTTCACCGACCGTGGTCTGCGGGTGCTGTCCTGGGCCGGGGCGAACCTGCTCGGCGGCGGGGACGGTGCCACCCTGGCCGACCCGGAGGCGGTGCGCTCCAAGCTGGCCTCCAAGACCCGGGGGCTGCGCGACCTGACCGGCTCCGACGTCACGCCGTTGCACATCGACAACGTCCCGGACCTGGGCGACATCAAGGTGGCCTGGGACCACGTGCACGTGCAGGGCTTCCTCGGCTCCCGGATCACACTGCAGACCACGTGGAGCGCCTACGACTCCATGCTGGCGGCGCCGATGGTGCTGGACCTGACCCGGTTGCTGGCCCTGGCCGACCGGGCCGGGATCGGTGGCGTGGTGCCGGAGCTCGGGTTCTTCTTCAAGGACCCGTGGGGCAGCGACACCCACGGCGCCGCCGAGCAGGCCGACGCCCTGCGCGCCTGGGCGGAGCGGACGGCGGCCCCCCTGTGA
- a CDS encoding TatD family hydrolase: MRILDPHIHMTSRTTDDYEALYAAGVRAVVEPAFWLGQPRTSVGSFVDYFDALIGWERFRAAQFGIRHHATIGLNPKEANDPRCREVLEVIPRYLTKEGVVAVGELGYDAMTPQEDQVFAAQLAMALDADLPALVHTPHRDKLAGTRRTLDVVREAGLTPDRVLVDHLNETTVGLVRDAGAWAGFSIYPDTKMDEVRMVAILREYGLDRMIVNSAADWGRSDPLKTWRTGVTMLEAGFTEDEVDQVLWRNPVEFFGANLILDPVPGFIAGQAPAPAEFAGSSVLRGVRA, translated from the coding sequence ATGCGCATCCTCGACCCGCACATCCACATGACCAGCCGCACCACCGACGACTACGAGGCGCTGTACGCCGCCGGCGTCCGGGCCGTGGTCGAACCGGCGTTCTGGCTCGGCCAGCCCCGGACCAGCGTCGGTTCCTTCGTTGACTACTTCGACGCGCTGATCGGCTGGGAACGGTTCCGGGCCGCCCAGTTCGGCATCCGGCACCACGCGACCATCGGCCTGAACCCCAAGGAGGCGAACGACCCGCGCTGCCGCGAGGTGCTCGAGGTCATCCCGCGTTACCTGACCAAGGAGGGCGTGGTCGCAGTCGGCGAGCTGGGCTACGACGCGATGACCCCGCAGGAGGACCAGGTCTTCGCCGCCCAGCTCGCGATGGCCCTGGACGCCGATCTGCCCGCGCTGGTGCACACCCCGCACCGGGACAAGCTGGCCGGGACGCGGCGCACCCTGGACGTGGTGCGCGAGGCCGGGCTGACCCCGGACCGGGTGCTGGTCGACCACCTGAACGAGACGACGGTCGGGCTGGTCCGGGACGCCGGTGCCTGGGCCGGGTTCTCGATCTACCCGGACACCAAGATGGACGAGGTGCGGATGGTCGCCATCCTGCGCGAGTACGGCCTGGACCGGATGATCGTGAACTCCGCCGCCGACTGGGGGCGCTCCGACCCGCTGAAGACCTGGCGCACCGGCGTCACCATGCTGGAGGCCGGGTTCACCGAGGACGAGGTGGACCAGGTGCTCTGGCGCAATCCGGTGGAGTTCTTCGGGGCGAACCTGATCCTGGACCCGGTGCCCGGCTTCATCGCCGGACAGGCCCCCGCACCCGCCGAGTTCGCCGGGTCCTCTGTGCTGCGCGGCGTCCGGGCATGA
- a CDS encoding TIM barrel protein translates to MTWTLGYGTNGLGDHPLPQALDLIAETGYGAVALTLGFPHLDPWAEPDELHRVHRRVDALGLTLVIETGTRFLLDPRRKHAPALVDAEADARVAYLRRAVQVAEELGADTVQFFSGVLTPGDDAAAARDRLLHRLGSLVDVADRHGIRLALEPEPGMVVETVADALAIRAALGDPTALGLTVDIGHCLVVESGGVAGALAAAAPALAHVQIDDMPSSHHEHRPFGDGDLDLPAALIALDATGYTGVVSVELPRHSWDAPHLLRHSHDAIARARPSTPTQGAAMTSTTPSPASTAPPGSISRTDPTPPVVAAALAPPTDWLAEAIGVVHQDPRRLGAPFALAARRVGRDALRADHDPGGVVFGTVADAARAALVVAAVPAADTGSARRPDPHTGGVDLVDTLRTLYQQGDTGERRGVLRGLDALTVVDALSPELIALGQELAADALRTNDPSLVAAATGPFAAAHLDQHTWRHAAVKLVFQQVSLDAVAGLADRADAELARMAGDLAAERRAAGRPVPDDLARIAGQQKES, encoded by the coding sequence ATGACCTGGACCCTCGGCTACGGCACCAACGGCCTCGGCGACCACCCGCTGCCGCAGGCTCTCGACCTGATCGCGGAGACCGGCTACGGCGCCGTCGCCCTGACCCTCGGCTTCCCGCACCTGGACCCCTGGGCCGAACCGGACGAGCTGCATCGGGTGCATCGGCGGGTGGACGCCCTCGGCCTGACCCTGGTGATCGAGACCGGCACCCGGTTCCTGCTCGACCCCCGGCGCAAGCACGCCCCGGCGCTGGTCGACGCGGAGGCGGACGCCCGGGTGGCCTACCTGCGGCGCGCGGTGCAGGTCGCCGAGGAACTCGGGGCGGACACCGTGCAGTTCTTCTCCGGTGTGCTCACCCCGGGCGACGACGCGGCGGCCGCCCGCGACCGGCTGCTGCACCGCCTCGGATCCCTGGTGGACGTCGCCGACCGGCACGGGATCCGGCTCGCCCTGGAACCCGAGCCCGGGATGGTGGTGGAGACGGTCGCGGACGCGCTGGCGATCCGGGCGGCCCTCGGCGACCCGACGGCGCTGGGCCTGACCGTCGACATCGGGCACTGCCTGGTGGTCGAGTCCGGGGGAGTGGCCGGGGCGCTCGCCGCCGCCGCGCCCGCCCTGGCGCACGTCCAGATCGACGACATGCCGAGCAGCCACCACGAGCATCGGCCCTTCGGTGACGGCGACCTCGACCTGCCCGCCGCCCTGATCGCCCTGGACGCCACGGGCTACACCGGCGTGGTCTCGGTCGAGCTGCCCCGGCACTCCTGGGACGCACCCCACCTGCTGCGGCACAGCCACGACGCCATCGCCCGCGCCCGTCCCTCAACCCCCACCCAAGGAGCAGCCATGACGTCGACGACGCCGTCCCCGGCCAGCACCGCCCCACCGGGCAGCATCTCCCGCACCGATCCCACCCCGCCGGTGGTCGCCGCCGCCCTGGCCCCGCCCACCGATTGGCTCGCGGAGGCGATCGGGGTCGTCCACCAGGACCCGCGTCGCCTCGGCGCGCCGTTCGCCCTCGCGGCCCGTCGGGTCGGCCGCGACGCCCTGCGTGCGGACCACGACCCCGGTGGCGTGGTGTTCGGCACCGTCGCCGACGCCGCCCGGGCCGCCCTGGTGGTCGCGGCCGTGCCCGCTGCGGACACCGGCTCGGCGCGCCGCCCCGACCCGCACACCGGCGGTGTCGACCTGGTCGACACCCTGCGCACCCTCTACCAGCAGGGCGACACCGGCGAGCGCCGGGGCGTGCTGCGCGGCCTGGACGCCCTCACCGTGGTGGACGCCCTGTCGCCGGAGCTGATCGCGCTGGGCCAGGAGCTGGCCGCCGACGCCCTGCGCACCAACGACCCGTCGCTGGTCGCCGCCGCCACCGGCCCGTTCGCCGCCGCTCACCTGGACCAGCACACCTGGCGGCACGCGGCGGTGAAGCTGGTGTTCCAGCAGGTCAGCCTGGACGCCGTGGCGGGACTGGCCGATCGCGCCGATGCCGAACTCGCCCGGATGGCCGGTGACCTCGCCGCCGAGCGTCGCGCCGCCGGGCGCCCCGTCCCCGACGACCTCGCCCGGATCGCCGGGCAGCAGAAGGAGTCCTGA